A genome region from Fervidicoccaceae archaeon includes the following:
- a CDS encoding 50S ribosomal protein L40e, giving the protein MPLTDPELVSIVSRRILDKKVCRKCGALNAMDATKCRRCGSKNLRPKKKKTGPKKG; this is encoded by the coding sequence ATGCCGCTGACCGATCCGGAGCTCGTGAGCATAGTATCGAGACGCATTCTGGACAAAAAGGTCTGTAGAAAATGTGGAGCCCTTAATGCGATGGATGCCACGAAGTGTAGGAGATGCGGGAGCAAGAATTTGAGGCCGAAGAAGAAGAAGACCGGGCCGAAGAAGGGCTAG
- a CDS encoding nucleotidyltransferase, which translates to MGILESLKEVGIKFIVIGDLVLELYLKRPTTHDDLDLFVIEPDPLVEEEIYRELAAKLDFEFETTWAGTPRLSSPSEGFAIDFYSNVLEFEMPPKFLDELEEWNIRGVSFESVNLEQQTVLKARACMVYEEHAQELRDSVESLGLTRALKRKKLEEYVDMLSEDSRKVVRRLLKELRALG; encoded by the coding sequence TTGGGGATCCTCGAGAGCCTGAAAGAAGTCGGGATAAAATTCATCGTAATAGGAGACCTCGTGCTCGAGCTCTACCTAAAGCGCCCCACGACCCACGACGACCTAGACCTCTTCGTCATTGAGCCCGACCCGCTCGTGGAGGAGGAGATCTACCGAGAGCTGGCGGCTAAGCTCGACTTCGAGTTCGAGACCACCTGGGCCGGAACGCCCAGGCTGTCGTCGCCAAGCGAGGGCTTCGCCATCGACTTTTACTCGAATGTCCTCGAGTTCGAGATGCCCCCGAAATTCCTCGACGAGCTCGAGGAGTGGAACATAAGAGGTGTATCCTTCGAGAGCGTAAACCTAGAGCAGCAGACTGTCCTCAAGGCGAGAGCCTGCATGGTCTACGAGGAGCACGCGCAAGAGCTGAGAGATTCCGTGGAATCTCTCGGACTGACGCGCGCGCTCAAACGCAAGAAGCTGGAGGAATACGTGGACATGTTGAGCGAGGACTCTAGGAAAGTAGTGCGGAGGCTCCTGAAGGAGCTGAGGGCTCTGGGCTAG
- the rgy gene encoding reverse gyrase has protein sequence MRGGAASSKWPSVGYTNACPNCGGHIEGSRLLRGLPCSRCLPTSEVLEPLSSREVLEVLHANGRLYMLGRLYELETELEKFEEFFERAVGSPPWSSQKTWAGRVLRGKSFSIVAPTGVGKTVFGLVISLFLASKGKRSYVVFPTSILVQRAELKLSELSSRVCPGARVLALHSRLDHSERERRLARLSSRDFDVLVTTSRFMINRSRELAELGFSLIFVDDVDAVLRSGKSVSALLTVLGFTDEDVERARRAASLRRILASITRRASAARESFDEIEALARELRSIEEALSAKRSRAPSLVVSSATGRARGPKVEIFRELLGFRVGAIGEMLRRVYDVKCSLEPGENIVEAVARVVSALGSGGLVYVPPDLGPGAYEAVAGALMERGVRAEVMRSRSVRALELFVSGEIDVLVGSAVYYGVLVRGLDMPERVRYAVFAGVPRFKFSVAAKEAHPLGVLRMLAVLTEAAPEPWNKSAMEHLVKLRRLVRRLSPAALQALAERVRAGGEMGEPERLVLQAVDFVGRALAEEKVLEALRTSPDVVVRFEDGQLYVLLPDVMTYIQASGRTSRLYVGGLTRGLSVVLVDDERLMRALMSRLRFFVEDSEWRDFAEIVRSGELSRILAEIDEDRRAVRRAIAGDLRGRVEDLTKTVLLVVESPTKAKTISRFFGRPSGRRIGESLTAYEVSLGGTQLLVAPTGGHIVDLVTEEPEGAAEAFSYSFFYHGVGVRKTDGLLKDFEPIYAPIKRCRVCGHQFVERLARCPRCGSSLIVDSWKIVEALRELAIEADEVLIGTDPDTEGEKIGWDVALLLAPFARSIKRVEFHEVTKRAVLEALSNTREVSASLVEAQLVRRIEDRWIGFTLSPILWRVFWPEFCSRYPTYCERYCARRAENEECLRENRGLSAGRVQTPVLGWIVDRYLRSRSRRKTFYRVRLEGWPVDIEFDEDEIKRRVSLDELREAKVTVRSVEEFLEDVAPPPPFTTDSMLSEASRRLRLAAPRLMRLAQDLFELGLITYHRTDSTRVSTTGIAVARRYLEEKFEPERLAELFVPRTWGEEGAHEAIRPTKPIDADALRSMLSSGELELPRPLTREHLALYDLIFRRFVASQMRGARVVFRVYELAFPEGGAILRRFCASIVEGREALEIYQSVKCVGDLPVGTLRVIEASSWTAGAEPLFTQADVVELMKRRGIGRPSTYATIIEKLLSRRYVIERSGKLIATRLGAEVYKFLQENYGFMVSEERTELLEKKMDLVASGKEDYIGVLLELYHETSQIAESHSVAG, from the coding sequence TTGAGGGGAGGCGCGGCGTCGTCCAAGTGGCCGAGCGTAGGCTACACCAACGCGTGTCCAAACTGTGGAGGTCACATCGAAGGAAGCAGGCTGTTGCGAGGCCTGCCGTGTTCTAGGTGCCTCCCCACTTCTGAGGTCCTCGAGCCGTTGAGCTCGAGAGAGGTCCTCGAGGTGCTACACGCCAATGGGAGGCTCTACATGCTCGGGCGCCTCTACGAGCTCGAGACGGAGCTCGAGAAGTTCGAGGAGTTCTTCGAGAGAGCAGTCGGAAGCCCCCCCTGGAGCTCGCAGAAGACTTGGGCCGGGCGCGTCTTAAGGGGTAAGAGTTTCTCGATCGTTGCTCCCACTGGCGTGGGCAAGACCGTCTTCGGGCTCGTCATCTCGCTCTTTCTGGCGTCGAAGGGCAAGAGGTCCTACGTGGTCTTTCCCACATCGATCCTAGTACAACGGGCCGAGCTAAAGCTCTCCGAGCTCTCTTCGCGCGTCTGCCCAGGAGCGCGCGTGTTGGCTCTGCACTCGAGACTAGATCACAGTGAGAGAGAGCGGAGGCTCGCTCGCCTCTCGTCGCGCGACTTCGACGTATTGGTCACCACTTCCAGGTTCATGATCAACAGGAGTAGGGAGCTCGCAGAGCTCGGGTTCTCTCTGATCTTCGTAGACGACGTCGACGCCGTACTCAGGAGCGGGAAGAGCGTGAGCGCCCTCTTGACTGTTTTAGGTTTCACCGACGAGGACGTGGAGCGTGCTCGACGGGCCGCGTCTCTGCGGAGAATACTGGCCTCGATCACTAGGAGGGCTTCAGCAGCAAGAGAGAGCTTTGACGAGATAGAGGCTCTCGCGCGCGAGCTGAGATCCATCGAAGAGGCGCTGAGCGCTAAGAGAAGTCGGGCTCCCTCGCTGGTCGTGAGCAGCGCCACCGGGAGAGCTCGGGGGCCTAAGGTTGAGATCTTCAGAGAGCTCCTAGGCTTCAGAGTTGGAGCTATCGGGGAAATGCTCAGGAGAGTGTACGACGTGAAGTGCTCTCTCGAGCCCGGGGAGAATATTGTCGAGGCTGTGGCCCGCGTGGTCAGCGCGCTGGGGTCCGGGGGGCTGGTCTACGTTCCTCCCGACCTAGGCCCCGGAGCCTACGAGGCCGTAGCGGGCGCTCTGATGGAGAGAGGCGTTAGGGCCGAGGTCATGCGCTCCAGAAGCGTTCGAGCACTCGAGCTCTTCGTCTCCGGGGAAATAGACGTGCTGGTCGGCTCGGCCGTCTACTACGGGGTGCTAGTCCGAGGTCTCGATATGCCAGAGCGCGTTAGGTACGCAGTATTCGCCGGGGTACCGCGCTTTAAGTTCTCGGTAGCGGCCAAGGAGGCGCACCCGCTCGGCGTGTTGAGAATGCTAGCAGTCTTAACGGAGGCGGCGCCCGAACCGTGGAACAAATCTGCTATGGAGCATCTGGTTAAGCTGAGGAGGTTAGTGAGGCGCTTATCTCCGGCGGCTCTTCAGGCACTCGCGGAGAGAGTGCGCGCCGGGGGCGAGATGGGGGAGCCCGAGAGATTGGTGCTGCAGGCGGTCGACTTTGTGGGGAGAGCCCTGGCCGAGGAGAAAGTCCTGGAGGCGCTGAGGACCTCGCCCGACGTGGTAGTTCGTTTTGAGGACGGGCAGCTCTACGTCCTCCTGCCCGACGTGATGACGTACATTCAAGCGAGCGGCAGGACAAGCAGATTGTACGTTGGGGGCTTGACGCGAGGTCTCTCCGTAGTGTTGGTCGACGACGAGAGGCTCATGAGAGCTCTGATGAGCAGGCTACGGTTCTTCGTAGAGGACTCCGAGTGGAGAGATTTCGCCGAGATCGTGAGGAGCGGAGAGCTCTCGAGGATATTGGCCGAGATCGACGAAGACAGGAGAGCAGTGCGTAGAGCGATCGCCGGCGATCTACGCGGGCGAGTCGAGGACCTTACCAAGACCGTCCTCCTCGTCGTCGAGTCCCCAACGAAGGCTAAGACTATCTCTAGGTTCTTCGGGAGACCCAGCGGCAGGAGAATCGGGGAGAGCCTGACTGCGTACGAGGTCTCGCTCGGAGGAACTCAGCTGCTGGTGGCTCCCACGGGTGGCCACATAGTAGATTTGGTGACCGAGGAGCCCGAGGGCGCGGCCGAAGCCTTCTCGTACTCGTTCTTCTATCACGGAGTTGGAGTGCGTAAGACCGATGGGCTCCTCAAGGACTTTGAGCCTATCTACGCGCCGATAAAGAGATGCAGAGTGTGTGGCCACCAGTTCGTGGAGAGGCTCGCTCGATGTCCCAGGTGCGGCAGCTCGCTCATAGTCGATAGCTGGAAAATCGTCGAGGCTCTCCGCGAGCTGGCGATCGAGGCCGACGAAGTCTTGATAGGGACGGACCCGGACACTGAGGGCGAGAAGATAGGGTGGGATGTGGCCTTACTCCTCGCGCCCTTCGCTCGATCGATAAAGCGCGTAGAGTTCCACGAGGTAACCAAGAGGGCAGTCCTCGAGGCCCTGAGCAATACGCGAGAAGTCTCTGCCTCGCTAGTCGAGGCGCAACTCGTCAGGAGAATAGAGGATCGCTGGATAGGCTTCACGCTCTCCCCGATCCTCTGGAGGGTCTTCTGGCCCGAGTTCTGCTCGAGGTATCCGACCTACTGCGAGAGGTACTGCGCTCGGAGGGCCGAGAACGAGGAGTGTTTAAGAGAGAACAGAGGCCTCAGCGCCGGCCGAGTACAGACTCCAGTGCTCGGTTGGATAGTCGATAGGTACCTGCGAAGCAGGAGTAGACGCAAGACCTTCTATAGAGTCAGACTCGAGGGCTGGCCAGTCGACATAGAATTCGACGAGGACGAGATAAAGCGGAGGGTCTCCCTCGACGAGTTGAGAGAGGCAAAGGTCACGGTGAGATCCGTCGAAGAGTTCCTCGAAGATGTAGCGCCTCCGCCGCCCTTTACGACGGACTCTATGTTGAGTGAGGCGTCGAGGAGGCTTAGGCTCGCCGCTCCTCGCCTCATGAGATTGGCCCAAGACCTCTTCGAGTTGGGCCTCATAACTTATCACAGGACTGATAGCACAAGGGTCTCGACGACCGGGATAGCCGTCGCCAGGCGCTACTTGGAGGAGAAGTTCGAGCCGGAGAGGTTGGCCGAGCTCTTCGTCCCCAGGACGTGGGGCGAGGAGGGGGCGCACGAGGCCATCAGGCCCACCAAGCCCATCGACGCCGATGCGCTGAGGAGCATGCTCTCGAGCGGGGAGCTCGAGCTCCCGAGACCTCTGACGCGCGAGCATCTAGCGCTCTACGATTTGATCTTCAGGAGATTCGTCGCTTCGCAGATGAGGGGGGCTCGCGTCGTCTTCCGCGTCTACGAGCTCGCCTTCCCCGAGGGCGGAGCGATCCTCAGGAGGTTCTGCGCGTCGATAGTGGAGGGGCGGGAGGCGCTGGAGATATACCAGAGCGTGAAGTGCGTTGGGGATCTCCCCGTTGGGACGCTGCGCGTCATCGAGGCCTCCTCGTGGACTGCCGGGGCGGAGCCCCTTTTCACTCAAGCCGATGTGGTGGAGCTCATGAAACGCAGGGGGATCGGGAGACCCAGCACCTATGCCACCATAATAGAGAAGCTCTTATCGAGGCGCTACGTGATAGAGAGGTCCGGGAAGCTCATTGCGACGAGATTGGGAGCGGAGGTCTACAAGTTCCTCCAAGAGAACTACGGGTTTATGGTGAGTGAGGAGAGAACAGAGCTCCTCGAGAAGAAGATGGACCTCGTCGCTTCAGGTAAGGAAGATTATATTGGGGTGCTTCTGGAGCTCTACCACGAGACGTCTCAGATCGCTGAGTCCCACAGTGTGGCCGGGTAA
- a CDS encoding HD domain-containing protein, with protein MERSGSSRGVLGLFPLRAVFKDPIHVLIPVNRLEYEVIEHPAFLRLHGIKQLGFTYLVYPQAKHTRFEHSLGSMHVAHLMAESILRTNPSIRDELLEEGGGELFVQLVRLSALLHDIGHLPYSHATEQSIEEAHRRGSLEGSLRELLSRSKRRLHELGGCSMAEKLLREVSARWEGEHGELVERLAEAALAALCASSGRGEKTRIFTEPAIELARSIISGHVIDADRMDYLVRDAYNTGATYGRVDVERLASGVSARIADGEVKIIYPAKLLSNIEELYYSRYMMYRWVYMHHKVLAMELTYSRLLQLAAEAWPEALDCVERLVPSPPRALWDLFHPETIWRYVVESNIRVDDGFVDVMLSSIAKCSGRRDVEEWASRLFRRRPPYVPLAKRQEVLMARLARKLSEARGLGPPEVSWVEYARDSLRALSELVPRRWESYESLAELLEREVNRELGERGRELKVVVKLYAPITSGELREPLIDAEGELIPLAQVSSMVRAVHEIGGAPTIFLFAYVESEAERRNFDRRTAGEYALGALARCLRRLLEEEVEDSTSRPTVAP; from the coding sequence TTGGAGAGAAGCGGGAGCTCTCGCGGAGTCCTCGGGCTCTTCCCCCTAAGAGCAGTCTTTAAGGACCCCATACACGTCCTGATACCAGTCAATCGACTCGAGTACGAGGTGATAGAGCACCCGGCATTTCTCAGACTTCACGGGATAAAGCAGTTGGGATTCACGTATCTCGTTTATCCTCAGGCAAAGCACACGCGCTTCGAGCACTCGCTCGGGTCAATGCACGTGGCTCATCTCATGGCCGAGTCGATCCTGAGGACCAACCCGAGCATTCGCGACGAGCTACTGGAGGAAGGAGGAGGCGAGCTCTTCGTTCAACTCGTTAGACTTTCCGCTCTCCTCCACGACATCGGCCACCTCCCTTACAGCCACGCCACCGAGCAGTCCATAGAGGAGGCGCATAGGCGCGGCTCGTTGGAGGGCTCGCTGAGAGAACTCCTCTCGAGGTCTAAGCGGAGACTGCACGAGCTTGGCGGCTGCTCTATGGCTGAGAAGCTGTTGAGAGAGGTGTCTGCTCGGTGGGAAGGCGAGCACGGCGAATTAGTGGAGAGACTTGCCGAGGCGGCTCTCGCGGCGCTTTGCGCCAGCTCTGGTCGAGGCGAGAAGACGCGAATCTTCACCGAGCCGGCTATAGAGCTCGCGCGCTCTATAATTTCGGGCCACGTGATAGATGCCGACAGAATGGACTACCTGGTGAGAGACGCTTACAATACCGGGGCCACCTATGGTAGAGTAGACGTTGAGAGGCTCGCGAGCGGGGTCTCAGCTCGGATAGCAGACGGAGAAGTGAAGATAATCTACCCAGCAAAGCTCTTGTCGAATATCGAGGAGCTCTATTATTCGAGGTATATGATGTATCGCTGGGTCTATATGCACCACAAGGTTCTAGCGATGGAGCTAACGTACTCTCGCCTCCTCCAACTCGCGGCGGAGGCCTGGCCCGAGGCTCTAGATTGCGTCGAGAGACTTGTTCCCTCGCCGCCGAGAGCTCTGTGGGATCTCTTCCATCCCGAGACTATTTGGAGATACGTCGTCGAGTCTAACATCAGAGTAGACGACGGCTTCGTTGACGTGATGTTAAGCTCTATCGCGAAGTGCTCCGGGAGGAGAGACGTCGAGGAGTGGGCTTCGCGCCTCTTCCGAAGAAGGCCCCCCTACGTTCCTCTAGCAAAGAGGCAGGAGGTGCTGATGGCTAGGCTAGCCAGAAAGCTCAGCGAAGCGAGAGGGCTCGGACCCCCCGAGGTCTCATGGGTCGAGTACGCGAGGGACTCTCTCCGTGCCCTCTCCGAGCTCGTCCCCCGCCGGTGGGAGAGCTACGAATCCTTAGCCGAGTTGCTGGAGAGAGAAGTGAACCGGGAGCTCGGGGAGAGAGGACGAGAGCTGAAGGTCGTCGTCAAGCTCTACGCTCCAATAACGAGCGGAGAGCTGAGGGAGCCCCTCATAGATGCCGAGGGGGAGTTGATCCCGTTGGCTCAGGTCTCGAGTATGGTCAGAGCAGTGCACGAGATAGGTGGAGCCCCGACGATTTTCCTCTTCGCCTACGTCGAGAGCGAGGCTGAAAGGCGCAATTTTGATAGGAGAACCGCCGGAGAATACGCGCTGGGTGCCCTCGCGAGGTGCCTGAGGAGGCTGTTGGAGGAAGAAGTCGAGGACTCTACGTCGAGACCTACGGTTGCCCCCTAA
- a CDS encoding tRNA (N(6)-L-threonylcarbamoyladenosine(37)-C(2))-methylthiotransferase: MPEEAVGGRSRGLYVETYGCPLNKSDSQIMIELAVSAGYELKSSPEEADFLLLNTCAVRRDSEERAMKRIAELRRLGKKLVVAGCLASARPFTLLSLAPEMTLLSTGSVHRIVEALESPPGTAILEHSSIKRDLLPSYAICPSRDELIAVVPLCEGCLCSCSFCITTVARPNLLSRRPERVVERIAELVERGFYEIQLTGQDLAVYGYDLAGKPLLPNLIEEILCKVGGDYKLRVGMMTPGWFLKIMDELLELYSDPRIYLFFHLPLESGDDRVLRVMKRNYSVDEYVEMVREIRRKFEDAYIATDIIVGHPGEDEEAFENTMRVVRELEFDRVHVAQYTPRPLTLSARLKGVPDHVKKERSRRLSKLCEEVGYKRHARYIGRLVEGVVVERGRGLVARARNYASIVLPSGSASLGEKVKVLIERVTFFDLRGKVIERSPTQKATNT; this comes from the coding sequence GTGCCTGAGGAGGCTGTTGGAGGAAGAAGTCGAGGACTCTACGTCGAGACCTACGGTTGCCCCCTAAATAAGAGCGATTCCCAGATAATGATAGAGCTCGCGGTCTCGGCCGGTTACGAGCTCAAGTCATCGCCGGAGGAGGCGGATTTCCTCCTCCTAAACACTTGCGCCGTGAGGCGAGACTCCGAGGAGAGAGCGATGAAGAGGATCGCGGAGCTGCGGAGGCTCGGTAAGAAGCTCGTAGTGGCTGGTTGCCTGGCCTCCGCGAGGCCGTTCACGCTACTCTCCCTGGCTCCCGAGATGACTCTATTGAGCACGGGCAGCGTCCACCGAATCGTCGAGGCCCTCGAGAGCCCTCCAGGGACGGCTATCCTCGAGCACTCGAGCATTAAGCGCGATCTCTTGCCGAGCTACGCGATCTGCCCATCGCGAGATGAGCTGATCGCCGTGGTGCCTCTCTGCGAGGGGTGCCTATGTTCTTGCTCATTCTGCATCACGACCGTGGCGAGGCCCAATCTCCTGAGCCGGAGGCCCGAACGCGTCGTAGAGCGGATAGCAGAGCTGGTCGAGCGAGGATTCTACGAGATACAGTTGACGGGGCAGGACCTGGCGGTCTACGGCTACGACTTGGCGGGCAAGCCTCTCCTGCCAAACCTCATCGAGGAGATTCTGTGTAAGGTGGGAGGAGACTACAAGCTGCGCGTCGGCATGATGACGCCGGGCTGGTTCCTCAAGATAATGGACGAGCTGCTCGAGCTCTACTCGGATCCGAGGATCTATCTGTTCTTCCATTTACCGTTGGAATCTGGAGACGATAGAGTGCTGAGAGTAATGAAGAGGAACTACAGCGTCGATGAGTATGTCGAGATGGTACGAGAAATCAGGCGGAAGTTTGAGGACGCTTACATAGCAACGGACATCATAGTTGGGCATCCCGGTGAGGACGAAGAGGCTTTCGAGAACACCATGAGGGTCGTGAGAGAGCTCGAGTTCGATAGAGTCCACGTGGCTCAGTACACTCCGAGGCCCCTCACGCTCTCGGCGAGACTAAAGGGAGTCCCCGATCACGTGAAGAAGGAGAGAAGCCGGAGACTCTCGAAGCTATGCGAGGAAGTTGGCTACAAGAGGCACGCCAGATACATTGGGCGCCTCGTCGAGGGAGTGGTAGTTGAGCGAGGGAGAGGACTCGTGGCCAGAGCGAGGAACTACGCGTCGATAGTTCTACCGAGCGGCTCCGCCTCGCTCGGCGAGAAAGTGAAGGTCCTGATCGAGAGGGTCACGTTCTTCGATTTGAGAGGTAAAGTAATAGAGCGCTCGCCCACTCAGAAAGCCACTAACACGTGA
- a CDS encoding universal stress protein, with protein sequence MSSELAAVRMETVLVPLDLSEYSARVAEYAPILARVGVKRAYLLHVIEEIVLEHVAYFYLQDLVGSLKGRAKATLDTVATRFRQHGIEAQSLEVVVGDPARIIAEEARARADAIVMMSRGVGYLRVKLLGSTAEEVLNLCSRPVLVLKEVERGAELAHRRMERILVGLAFRSIDERVLSYAVKFAESLGAKVTLVHVVGRDESGRDAAAKLEEISRSLSERGIDVDYVVPIGDPCRELISAAYDINADLVVLGDEACSEPQEVRLKHRRVLDCVARRLARHVLVAF encoded by the coding sequence ATGAGCTCTGAGCTCGCCGCGGTTAGAATGGAGACCGTGTTGGTTCCCCTGGATCTCTCCGAGTACTCGGCCAGAGTGGCAGAGTACGCTCCTATCCTCGCGAGAGTGGGCGTTAAGCGCGCCTACCTGTTACACGTCATAGAAGAAATCGTACTCGAGCACGTCGCTTACTTCTATCTGCAGGACCTCGTGGGCTCTCTGAAGGGGCGGGCCAAGGCTACGCTCGACACGGTCGCGACTAGATTTCGGCAACACGGGATAGAGGCGCAGAGCCTGGAAGTCGTCGTAGGAGACCCCGCGCGCATCATAGCGGAGGAGGCGCGAGCTAGAGCCGACGCCATAGTCATGATGAGCAGAGGAGTAGGTTACCTCAGGGTGAAGCTGCTAGGCAGCACGGCTGAAGAAGTCCTGAATCTCTGCTCTAGACCCGTTTTAGTCCTCAAGGAGGTCGAGAGAGGAGCTGAGCTCGCGCACAGGAGGATGGAGCGGATACTCGTCGGCTTAGCCTTTAGGTCCATAGACGAGAGGGTCCTCTCCTACGCCGTGAAGTTCGCGGAGTCGCTCGGAGCCAAAGTGACCTTGGTCCATGTCGTGGGACGTGACGAGAGCGGCAGAGACGCCGCGGCCAAGCTGGAGGAAATCTCGCGCTCTCTCTCAGAGAGAGGCATCGATGTCGACTACGTCGTCCCGATCGGTGACCCGTGCAGAGAGCTCATAAGCGCGGCCTACGACATCAACGCTGATCTCGTCGTGCTGGGAGACGAGGCTTGCTCCGAGCCCCAAGAGGTCAGGCTCAAGCACAGGAGAGTGCTCGACTGCGTAGCGAGGAGACTGGCTCGTCACGTGTTAGTGGCTTTCTGA
- a CDS encoding DUF1646 family protein encodes MVPVPEQPNLLVTVFLTFILCLVLVLPLRVHVIEKNLEYFFALMGLLSIGGVYTLGLVSSELLDEVFSHALLSPVSIGGKPIGITQVVLLAGLAFGVLGEKFYSAISNASRRLGLPLLVFVVVLALGLSSSLISAIVASVVAAEILRGLPVGDEKKRRIAVVACFSIGAGAALTPVGEPLSTIAVSKLSGEPYHAGFWFLVDLLGPIIVPLILGLSIYAAFIARGIEAGRASSLGLSGSGSRISDAFTRAFRVYVFVFALELLGASFSPISYWYLRRMPDWAVYWFNTISAVLDNATLTAAEISPALSIEQIRSALMSLIISGGILIPGNVPNIVVAARLDIGSREWARIGLPLGFALLAACFPVVELL; translated from the coding sequence GTGGTACCCGTGCCTGAGCAGCCCAACCTCCTAGTGACCGTGTTTCTGACCTTCATCCTCTGCCTGGTCCTCGTGTTGCCTCTTAGAGTCCACGTCATCGAGAAGAACCTCGAATACTTCTTCGCGCTCATGGGGCTCCTATCGATCGGAGGAGTCTACACTCTGGGTCTCGTGAGCTCGGAGCTCCTAGACGAGGTATTCTCGCATGCTCTACTCTCCCCCGTCAGCATCGGCGGTAAGCCGATCGGGATAACGCAGGTGGTCCTTCTAGCCGGCTTAGCGTTCGGGGTGCTTGGAGAGAAATTCTACTCGGCGATAAGCAACGCGTCGAGGCGTTTGGGCCTCCCGCTTCTGGTCTTCGTAGTAGTTCTGGCTCTGGGCTTGAGCTCTAGCCTGATCTCTGCCATCGTGGCATCAGTCGTGGCGGCCGAGATCTTGCGAGGGCTCCCCGTGGGCGACGAGAAGAAGAGGCGGATAGCCGTAGTGGCGTGCTTCTCCATTGGGGCGGGAGCGGCTCTGACTCCCGTGGGCGAGCCTCTCTCGACGATCGCCGTCTCCAAGCTGTCGGGCGAGCCCTATCACGCAGGCTTCTGGTTTCTCGTCGATCTGCTAGGGCCCATCATAGTTCCGTTGATACTCGGGCTCTCGATCTACGCTGCCTTCATCGCTCGCGGAATCGAAGCAGGCCGAGCGAGCTCGCTCGGCCTGAGCGGCTCCGGCAGCAGAATCTCCGATGCATTCACGAGAGCCTTCAGAGTCTATGTATTCGTCTTTGCTCTCGAGCTCCTAGGCGCCAGCTTTTCCCCCATAAGCTACTGGTACCTGCGGAGGATGCCCGATTGGGCCGTCTACTGGTTCAACACGATCTCGGCCGTGCTCGATAACGCTACGCTCACGGCCGCCGAGATCTCGCCAGCCCTCTCGATAGAGCAAATAAGGAGCGCTCTGATGTCGCTGATAATATCAGGTGGAATATTAATACCCGGTAACGTCCCAAACATAGTTGTAGCGGCGAGACTTGACATCGGAAGCAGAGAGTGGGCCCGAATAGGGCTCCCTCTCGGCTTCGCTCTCCTCGCCGCGTGCTTCCCCGTGGTGGAGCTGCTATGA
- a CDS encoding metalloprotease: protein MWRAAALLDAINEREPLALATAAAALTLALLTKFGAVGVASVLAGFVAHELAHRAISRRYGCSSRFVVDSFGLLVTLISALLPVAFLAPGYVSSRCPFTLSKFAEARIAASGPLANIALAVAALAVHTILGDWPLRVFAEVNAWLALFNLLPIGPLDGSKVLRGSVVLWAAAFIASLLILWKA, encoded by the coding sequence TTGTGGAGAGCCGCGGCGCTACTTGACGCCATCAACGAGAGAGAGCCGCTGGCTTTGGCCACGGCCGCGGCAGCGCTGACGCTGGCTCTGCTCACGAAGTTCGGGGCGGTCGGCGTGGCGAGCGTGCTGGCGGGGTTCGTTGCACACGAACTAGCTCACAGGGCTATTTCTAGGAGGTACGGTTGCTCGAGCAGATTCGTCGTTGACTCCTTCGGTCTGCTCGTCACCTTGATCTCGGCTCTGCTCCCCGTGGCCTTTCTCGCCCCGGGCTACGTAAGCTCTAGATGTCCTTTCACGTTGTCAAAATTCGCCGAGGCGAGGATCGCCGCATCGGGGCCTCTAGCAAACATAGCCTTAGCGGTCGCCGCTCTCGCCGTGCACACGATCCTTGGCGACTGGCCTCTTCGCGTTTTCGCCGAGGTCAACGCCTGGCTGGCCCTCTTCAATCTCCTACCCATCGGCCCGCTCGATGGCTCCAAGGTCCTGCGCGGCAGCGTTGTCCTCTGGGCTGCCGCCTTCATCGCCTCATTGCTCATACTGTGGAAGGCCTAG